A section of the Glycine max mitochondrion, complete genome genome encodes:
- the orf103d gene encoding hypothetical protein, whose amino-acid sequence MVYSSPSSSFPIQHSFKVFSPCHASTSSCFADCSCSYCCFLCFLLLTTCLSLTVTVFPTRSGFPRRESSHSSSSSGFLLAVEAVAVLERVPYSIWFHSTSPLT is encoded by the coding sequence ATGGTCTATTCATCCCCCAGCAGTTCCTTTCCCATTCAACATTCATTCAAAGTATTCTCCCCTTGCCATGCTTCAACCAGCAGCTGCTTTGCGGACTGCTCTTGCTCTTACTGCTGCTTCCTATGCTTCCTGCTTCTGACTACCTGCCTTTCCCTCACCGTCACTGTCTTCCCTACCAGATCAGGTTTTCCCAGACGCGAGTCGAGTCATTCATCTTCTTCATCAGGCTTCCTTCTCGCAGTCGAAGCGGTAGCGGTACTGGAACGAGTTCCCTATTCGATATGGTTTCATTCCACCAGTCCCCTAACATAG
- the orf139-2 gene encoding hypothetical protein — protein MLPASDYLPFPHRHCLPYQIRFSQTRVESFIFFIRLPSRSRSGSGTGTSSLFDMVSFHQSPNIDSTGSASLRNLFLLSFRGHEMNPEVTLSLASLSAPQLYSLRGKRRLSNSQQVKAFFGVQGCRPLLPNSCLRNYGDR, from the coding sequence ATGCTTCCTGCTTCTGACTACCTGCCTTTCCCTCACCGTCACTGTCTTCCCTACCAGATCAGGTTTTCCCAGACGCGAGTCGAGTCATTCATCTTCTTCATCAGGCTTCCTTCTCGCAGTCGAAGCGGTAGCGGTACTGGAACGAGTTCCCTATTCGATATGGTTTCATTCCACCAGTCCCCTAACATAGATAGCACAGGGTCGGCTTCACTTCGGAACCTTTTCTTGCTTTCCTTCCGTGGGCATGAAATGAACCCTGAGGTTACTCTGTCCCTGGCATCCCTTTCTGCCCCCCAACTTTATTCACTTCGCGGTAAACGGAGACTTTCCAATAGCCAGCAGGTCAAAGCCTTTTTTGGGGTCCAAGGGTGCCGCCCCCTACTACCCAATTCCTGTCTTCGGAACTACGGGGATAGGTGA